The following proteins are encoded in a genomic region of Montipora foliosa isolate CH-2021 chromosome 10, ASM3666993v2, whole genome shotgun sequence:
- the LOC137973788 gene encoding transcription elongation factor A N-terminal and central domain-containing protein 2-like, producing MDKFVIRTKLPSRGERKSVLKEDKKKQATIESLASVVVVEEIQRLKCELESDYSSPEAIYSSLKLLGSKNLSKDVLLSTKIGHSVNHLRRQGSNEAIREQAKLIFRRWRGFIRDTETKKPTIEVHCDKKTEVIRGKARQFLADALQVKLQTSETLPELIERTVFYKHGRLMSNDYKRKMRSLVFTLKHRDAIRKKVLGGEITVDKLVTSSTDQLSS from the exons ATGGACAAGTTTGTCATTCGAACCAAACTTCCTTCTAGAGGTGAACGGAAGAGTGTTTTGAAAGAAGACAAGAAGAAACAGGCAACCATTGAAAGCCTTGCG AGCGTGGTTGTGGTAGAAGAAATACAGCGTCTTAAATGTGAACTGGAAAGTGATTATTCCTCACCTGAGGCAATTTATTCATCTTTGAAATTGTTGGGTTCAAAGAATTTATCAAAAGATGTCTTGCTCTCAACAAAAATTGGTCATTCAGTGAATCACCTAAGGCGTCAGGGAAGCAATGAGGCAATCAGGGAACAAGCAAAGCTCATATTTAGAAGGTGGAGAGGTTTTATCAGAGATACTGAGACGAAAAAGCCTACCATAGAAGTTCACTGTGATAAAAAAACTGAAGTTATCAGAGGCAAAGCAAGGCAATTTTTAGCTGATGCTCTTCAAGTGAAG TTGCAGACTTCAGAAACTTTGCCAGAGCTCATTGAAAGGACTGTATTTTATAAGCATGGCAGGCTGATGAGCAATGATTACAAGAGAAAGATGCGCTCTTTAGTCTTCACTCTAAAACACAGAGATGCTATTAGAAAAAAAGTGTTGGGTGGAGAAATAACAGTGGATAAACTTGTTACTTCATCTACTGATCAGCTTTCATCTTAG